ACACGATCGCGCTGAATGATCACATATCTAAGGAGATGAATGAACTGAACCTCATCAGATGCCAACGCATTCCAAAGCGGCCTGGTTGTGATTGGCATGACCTACCAGATGAGAAGGTAAATGCCATCTACCTTGCGGTTGCATTCACTTCCTTTTGTGCTCTTCCATACATTCCTTGCATCAGCGGAATGTTAACCATTATGAGCGTGTGCAGGTGAAACTATCATCTGGCCAACTGGTGGACCTGATCCCTTGGTGCCTGCCTAACACAGCTAAAAGGCACAACCAGTGGAAAGGGCTTTATGGTAGGCTGGATTGGGAGGGCAATTTCCCTACTTCTGTGACAGACCCCCAGCCAATGGGCAAGGTTGGCATGTGCTTCCACCCTGACCAGGATAGGATCATCACAGTCCGTGAATGTGCGCGATCTCAGGTAAGCTGCTATTGCTATCCATCCATTCAACATTCTCTTCCTGTCTTCTAAGATATTGTGAATTTGGAGGGGAGTCAGTACTGACCGTTTAACTAACCTATTCTTGTCTGCAGGGCTTTCCTGACAACTACCAGTTCGCGGGCAACATCCAGAGCAAGCACAGGCAGATTGGCAATGCGGTGCCTCCACCTCTTGCCTTCGCCCTCGGGAGGAAACTGAAGGAAGCTGTTGATGCAAAGCGTCAGTAGGTGCTCAGAGTCCTTCTCCGATGATCGAGGGAGATGATTCTCCCctgaaaagaaacaaacaacCAAACATATGAGTGTACTTATTTTAATTGTGCGCTGCATTTAACTTTGTGTGTTGATTAAGATTTTAGTCATATAGATCCTTGGTAACCTTGTACATTTTAGAGGTTGTGTTGTGATTGATACCCTTGATTCAGGGGTATGATTTAGTGGCTGTATTCAGATATTTAAACAAAATAATACTAGTTAGTGATGGTTGAATTGTTACCGTGGGTTATCTGGAAATTCTTGTTTTGGTTTGTTCAGGTCTCTAAAATTTTATTTCAGTTTAGTTTGGATTTTAAGAATTGAGGTATATTCTCATTTGGCTGGATGCAGTGGAATCTAGGGATTTCCATGGGTCATGGGGTGAAGGTTTTACTTTTGCATGAAACTAGAAAGCTAGCCCGCGCGAATACGCGGGCATGCATTTTATTTAGTTTTGAAAATAGTTCTAACAAAATAAGTTGAAACTAAAGTaaggtatttttttaattgaattttCATTGTTTACATTTTTCTTAAGAAGTCTCGAGAAATTTTTATTGCTTGTAAATTTATTCTTTTACCATCCCTGTTAGCCCTCTTTTTAATTGATGAAATATACATATCTTATATAGCGCTTCTCAGTAATATGTTAGACCTTATggtattttaaagaaaatgtcTAGTCAACATGAatcttaaaataataatttattatggaAAAATATAACTTTTAATCATATTATAATAAGAAAGGATACTAATTTGTATTACCACCTTAGAGGCTTATACATGTAGGTTGTGGAGAAACCCTTGGAGCTACTTAAAGGATAGGAATTTACTGAATTTGAATTTGTTGATTTATCATTGACTTTCATCTCTTGGTGTGTTTAATATGACTCATATGAagagaaatataaaattttggaAAGAATAAAATATCATTATGTTGTAAAATAAGCTATGTTTTTCTGTAACGAAAGTAGTAGATTTATTCAATACTATCTTACGGGTTAAGTGCTCAACTAAAATAGTTGTATACGTTACATAACAGGTTAAGCACTTCACTAAAATAGTTCTTTGTAAATGGATTGCAAAAGTTATTTTCAAAGATGACCCATGAGTCTGAGGCAAAAGGCTCGCCACATAGCAAGCTACACATTTGAGCCACATGTGAAAAGAATGCTCACAAACAATCATTTGTGCAGTAGTGTGattaaaataattatttatacAATTAAAATGTTTAAATTCACTATGTAAATTAATGGTACTTGTGCCCATATTATTGTTTGCCAACAATCGATAGAACTTGATAGTTCTTTTCGGTATATAGCAAAATTAGCTAGATATTTTACAACTAATTATTGTATTTCGTTGCTGAGATGCacatgctattttttttctttatgttgCAGTTTCTTATTGTTGATGAACTGATGCCTGGGTGCATTTGACACTATACATATTCCAAATAAAAAAGTCTAGCGGAATCTAAATTGATTTCGGATTGTTTCTTGCATAGTGCATGAGACTTCACATACCCCACGAATATAATTTCATAACTAAAAATAACTCGGCAAGCGTGATTATTATTGTAGTTTGGACTTTTCATGATTGCCGtcatgatttaaatatttttactctaaaatttataattaaacaTTAGGAATTTATATGCTCCAAACAATCACTCTTTGTAACTTTCTTTTAGCTAACGTGCATTAGGAATTTAGTATTACAATTATGGGTAAAGTGTTACCcttaaattcattatattttagccacaACAAAAAGGTTAAAAATCCTGACGGCCTTAAGAGTATAAATGTATtagaattttgttttttcttcctcCCAATAtgtaatgaatttgaatataagaCCTTACATATAGATATAATACTACTAAAagtacaaacaaaaaaaattccataatTTTTGGGATATATAACTAAAACATTATATGTTCTCAAATAACTGATAGTAAAAAAATTGTTGTTAGACTTGATACTGAGATTTGTGACAAATGAAGTGATTATTAAGAATATGGTTACATGTGGCAGTTTTTTTTGTAATTAATATATAGGTAATATCGatgctatatatattatttatagaATAGATACATCATATGttttataaagttttaaataGTGAATAACTGAAGAAAATAAGGGGGGTAAGGATAGATCGCTTTgtaggtgattttttttctttggcaaATAGTGGGTAGGTAATTTTCCTTACGTACATATATAACTGCTGGATATATGCCGATGGGGATAGGAAAGGGAGGTGGAAAAAACAATTCTAATAGTAATGAAAATAGTGGGTCCAGCTGTTTATTAAAGTGCAACGTGATGGTTTAGCGGTGTTTGTAGGACTCTCATATGACGACTTAatagcgtttataggaagtttcaTGAATTTtcagtatataatagaagacaGACATATAGATAGATAAAACAGTCCATAtggttttaaattatttatttaattgtcAGGAATATAAAGAATCAAACTAATCAGAAAATcaacatatatttttcaaaagTTAATACATGCAGATCCACTCATGCATGTAGCCCTCCATGAGGAGGACACTGACGTATAACCATGGAAGTCTATATTCAACTGAAGATATAAATTTAATGTTGTTTAGATTTTATTATGCTTTAGATCTCAACAACTTACAGAGAAAAGAGAGAGCAGATAGCACATATACGTGCTTGAGCCGTGAGTTGGAATTAATCTTGGCTGGTCGTTCAGGTTCGTGGTTTTTTACAATTAATCTTGGCTGTGAGTTCTTTTCCAATCATACGtaattttttgtgtttttttcttctttatttagatctttggctttttttttgttcggaTGGATTAATTGTACGTAAATATTTTCTCTCGTACGTGAACAGGATATTAGGAGTGAGAGACTATTTTCTTTATAGATCTAATAATTTATTggtctaaaataatgggtccaccactttaaatgaaaatcaaggttacatgttttacttttttttaagaatttctatgattattttctaatttattatagcgCCACGTGGTGGCATAGAAGCGATTGTAGATTGCCACATGGtgacttgagagcgtttataggaagttttatggacttttagtatataatagatagatgaatGGCTGATAAATAACAGTTTTTAATTGGTTTGCCCTCGTATGAGGGTTGCTTTTACTCTGGTGAGAAAGATCAACCAAATTTCAAACTCACGACATCTAACTTAGATGCCGTATTGAGTTGGAGTACTCAGTATAGTGTGTTTGGGATTTCTTCAAAATCTGaatatctgattttttttttaaaaaaatgttgttcTCCGCATGTAGTATaactttgtttgttccatggtgaaaagttttggcgtgtcacatcggatacgcggacacacatttgaagtattaaacgtagattaataacaaaacaaattacaaaatttgcACGTAAagtgcgagatgaatctattaagtctaattaatctgccattagcaaatatttaccgtAGCACCAccttgtcaaatcatggagcaattatgcttaaaagattcatctcgtaaattagtcgtaatctgtgcgattagttattttttaacatatatttaatatttcatacatttgttcaaacgttcaatgtgacagggtgtaaaatttttgggtgAAAACTAAACAGAGCCTCGATATGCCTCAACAAAATGTAATGCATTCCCGTATCCCACACATAACAACTGGGTTTTTATTTTACCTATTCATATAAGCTTCATGACAATGATTTTCTTTTCAGCGGTTACAAAACAATCTTGCCAGGTAATGCTAATGCCATCTCTTCACCAAATGTGAAACGATATGTTGCCTAGTAATTGCAGTGACTTGAGTAGCACACCAAGgtcttgagttcaaatctccatagaaGTGAATTTCAGATTGAGTTATTTGAGGGCTAGTTCCTTGTTcgataggctaagttcctatTAAAAAAATGCTGCATATATCCGATTGGATATAGAgaccgggtaaaaaataccattctctaaaaaaaaatctcttcacTAAATGAGTGCAGTGCCTTGCTTTGTGTTTGCCAATTGAAGTTAGCAACGCTACCCCATTGCACAAAACGAGGCGACGGTTtaacgtataattaattaagtatttaagtAGTAgtgaaaaacttaaaaaaatggaataataataatatggtttttaaaacaattttattaaaaaaatatagcgtTTAACAATTTAAGAAGCGGCGAAAAATATAAGAGGTGAAGTGAGGAAAACAGAGTAAAGAACACAGTCAAACCAAGAAAATTCTATCAAGCCTAGCATATATCCAGACACATGCGCAGCGTGTTCGTGTCTACCAAGTCGATATCTGCGGAGCCACACGAACCACTCTCTGTACACAGTTACACAGCCTACCCGCCTAGAACTACAAGTAAAGTATCTCTATATAAGGCAATGAACGCGCCGCCGTCAACAACATTCCATTTCCAGAACCTCCCTGCTCCCGTGCGCCGCGCGTTCCACCAACCCCGCTCACCTCCATCTCCAATGGCGGCCGAGCCGGCCGATCTGtacgtggaggtggaggagtccgcccgcgacgacgacgtcgacgtcgacggccgctcccgcgtccccgtccccgtcccctccccctccggctGGGAGCTCCCGCCGTGCCCCGTCCTGCGCAACGtcttccgccgcctcccccgcaaCCCGGACTTCGACGGCGCCACCTTCCTCTCCAAGCCATGGCTCGAGCTCCCCTGCGACGGGCCCATGGTGATCGCCGAGCCGCAGCGGCTCATGCCGGCGCTGCTGCTCCCGGAGGGGATGGCGCTCGACCCGGCCTCCCGCGCCTTCCTCAGCCTCGCCGACGGGCGCCGCCATGACATCGCGTTCCCCCACGCCCGCGGCGCGCGCTGCGTCGGGAGCACCCGTGGCTGGCTCGTCATGGTCAGGAAGGGCCCCGAGggagtcgccggcgccgccggcaccgccacCATCCACGTCGTCCACCCGCTGCTCCCGCACCTCGAGTTCCGCCTCCCCGACGAGTTCTCCCTCTTCGAGATCCAGGTCACCGCGCCCGAGGAGCGCTTCCTCCTGCGTCTGACGCCGTCCGAGAAGGCGCGCATTCGTGCGGGCCTCCCCGTGGAGGAGACGGGCGCGGAGTTACTGCAGCGCGTGTTCAAGACGGCAGAGGGGTTGCGCCCCCCCGAGCCCTACATCACCGATGTCACGCTCTCGTGCAGCCCCGCCAGCTCCGACGACGACTGCGTCGCGCTCTGTGTCTACCGCCACGGCCGTTGCCTCGCCATCGCGCGTCCCGGGGACGCGTCGTGGACGCGCGTCGAGGTGGGCTGGGAATACATGGAGCCGCACGAGTACAGGCGCGAGTTCCTGAGCGTGGTGCACCACAAGGGCAGCTTCTACGCGGCGTGCTACGACGGCATGGTGCTGCGCGTGTCCATCCCGCCGCCCGGCAGCGCGTCGCCCCCTCGGGTCGACAAGTTCGCGGACGCGCCACGCAGGGAGAGCATCCGGTGGGCGCGGTGGTGGCTCGCCGTGGACACcgcatcctcctccgccggcggcggcgcgctggtGCTCGTCGCGACCGAACGGCGCTGGTGGAAGCAGAAGATGTACATGTGCGCGTTCCGGTGGGACGACGAGCTGCGGTTCTGGCGCCGCCCCAAGGACTTGGGCGGGCGGGCGGTGTTCGTCGGGCGCGGCACGGCGTTCGTCGCCGACGCGCGGCACCTGCCGTGGTGCGCCGGCAACTGCATCTACTTCACCCGCGACGAGCGGGTGCGCACCGGCGACGACGTGCCGGTGCGGTGCTGCGACGTGCGCCGCCAGAAGCTCTACTCCGTCCACAATGCGGGGCCCAAGGTGGCGATGGCCCCACCTGTCTGGGTCATGCCGTTCCATGAATAGCGCAGAGATTTTGCATCAGAGAGATCATAGGTACTATGTGGATTGTGGTGATGCTTGATGTAAATTCTCTCTTTGAGACTTTTGGCTGAATTTCGTACGAACTACGTGTATGTTTGTCATAGGAATTGCAGATTTTAGATCGCATTTCTGGAGTAAATTTCCTGCAAACTGTAGGCAAGTTGTTATAGCAATTGAGGAATTCTGGATATTGAGAACTTCGTGTGCCTGTGCAACTTGATAGTACTATGCATTGAGCTGACACATTTAAGCCGGTTCTGAATCTTCTGTGAATTTTGCTCTGTTTTCTCACCTTTTATACATGCTAGTTTTTCATATTTGAAGATGTGTAACATTGTGTTGTGTGGCAAAAATATGTGGCAGTTTTCATTGATACGGTGGTGATATTCACTAGCCTAGGTCATATTATGCATCTTTTGGTGATGTAAATAGTATACCACCCAGTTAGGTCTATGTCAACAAAATGCAATCAAAATTATTGTGGAATACTCCATAATTTAGTGTGTCGTTCATGCGTTTCTAAAAGTTGAGACAACAAATAACCGATTTGTCTagtttagacaaaaaaaaaaagactccaAAAATGTTTGATAGCCAACAGTATAAATTTTACCCTCAATAGAGTTACCTCGACTGCTAGGATGATTTCAATACGTATTTCATGGCCCTCCAGTTATGGTGGACCGTCCTCTCGAGTCTCGGCCTCCCACATTGCTTTCCCTCTGATGCTGTTTCCTTCCATGAGTGGCACTACTCCTGCCGACTCAAAGTTTGGAGGGAGCGTCGTCGTGGGTTCAACATGGTCGTGACCCTTGGCGCGTGGTCTATTTGGAAGGAACGGAACAACCGCGCGTTCAACAACTGTTCTCGGCCCTGGTTCGAGGTGGTCGTAGGCATGTCACAAGAGGCCGCCCTTTGGCATCTTGCCCATCCCCTGTTGCCAACGCTTTCTTCGTAGCGTGCTAGGTTGTTTGGTCATCTCATTGTAATCGCAAGAATAGGTTTAAGTCCTCCTTTTCTTCcaacccccctccccctcatttttttgttttgccTACCGTGTAAATTTTATTCCTCTTAAAAGGTGCGCAATCTTTTTgcatattccaaaaaaaatacgtATTTCATGGGGAAAAAAACATGGACACTAAGGAGGAACTTAGAGTCGACAATTTCGACTAGAGTTGAGCGTGGCATGGAGATTTtatttaagaagaaataaatgtGGCTTTGTCTATAGagttttgtttaaaaaatatgtggcAATATATATGACTTTAGGGGAACATTCCAAAGTCATGTGCCGATGTATTTAGCTTCTTCCAACATAGTTTCATGGCAACTGCTAAATCAAATACTACCTACTCTTCTCCATAGCCGTATCTCCTTGCTCTAATTGTGCATGGTTACCAACCAACCGAACATATAATATTTCTTCGGATTTTGGAGTGGGATTGCAGAACTTTCACCGGAAATGGTACAATTTGTAGACAAGACAGAAAACATTCCTGGGCTTCAACGAGAAATTGACCACGCCTAAATGACTTAGCGCAAAAATGACGCAGCGTAAATCAGGTGTacccgtgggacccacacgCAGTGACACGGTTTTTTCTCGAAACTGTGCGCCTGTGCCACAACGCCGCGCGACGCACTCTACACAGCGTCCGCCTATATAATGCCTGGCGCGCAGGCGCAGCTAGCCCACCAACCCATCGTCACCCACACAATCGCGCACATCCGCAACAACGTTAATCCGCACCCTTCATTCTCCGCCGCGGGCGCTGCCTCGCCACCGCGTGCCGAACATACACCACCGCACCCACATGTTCATCTCGCGGACCACGTACCGCCACAGGATGTACCCGTACCGCAGCCTCCCTCCGCCACCGCGGCCAGCGTGGCCCCTCGCCTGTTGCCCCATTTACCAAGGAACCAAAAAATACTTCCAACTCAGCAGTAGCCTAGTATTTCCTAACTCTTACTCATGTTTTTCTTGTATTTTAACATACAATCCATGTTTGTACTACGTTTAATACCACAATaattcaaacataaatatttctaaTGCATATAATTTAACCACACTTAAATTCACAATTTCACACACCACAATTCAAatccaaaatcaaaattttcaaacatgTAAATGCGGTGTGAGCATAATGCCATATACAACAACATGCAACTAAGATTCATAATTCaccaatgaaaatgaaaattgcTCACCaacatgtaatttttttttgtctccatatCACCACAATAAGCTATGTGAATCCGGTGATGtattatataatttaaaaataacacaTTCTACAACCATGAATGGTTCGATCGTAAAAATAACACATCTTACAAGAATGAATGGTTTAGGGGCTGTGTTTAGGTCCTGCTAGAGATGCTCTTAACCATAACTCCATAAACAAGTATGAATTGCAGTAATGCAAATTGGACCCAATAGAGTGACAGTGTGTCAGTGTGACTGGCAACCAATCTTGTGGCATCGATAAGTGGATCAATTAGCCTATTCAAGTTTGTTTCTCAATCTTCATTGCAAGCAAAGACATGAATGTCAATGAGACAGTAGCCGTGGAAAAGTTCAGTGAATATACCTTGGGAAGTTTATCAAAATTTCACATAAATGTATGTGTGATTTCACTACTTCAGGGTCCTCGCCTACAACCATTTTGGTTGTGGCCACCGACCAGCAATTCGAAGTGTGATTTGAAGCATCGGCCGCACCATGAAACCACCACTACGACTACTGATGGCTTGCTGAGTTGTTAGCCCTGTGATCCATCTCGAGGATTTACAATGCGAAACGCGGAGCCACGACTCGGGATAATTGGTGcggatgaagaagaagaggatgcCATTGTCTGAAGTTGCAGCGCCAACGATGGAGCAGACGTGGTGGCATCTCCGGCGTGCGCAGTCGATGTGgttgctgctgccgcctcctcATCAGAACCCTGTGGTGGAAGAGCGAGCTGAACGGGTTGGACTTGCCAAGAATTAACTCGTCTGTTCATCGTGGGAGCGAGCGGGGAGTCACGATCCCAGTCAACCTGCAGATCGATCGAGATATACATGCAAtcagattgatcgatcgatcgatcaaacagCAACCCAGCAGCATGTCGAATCCTGGAAAATGGTGATCAAAGAACTGAAGAACAATTGATTTTGTCAGGCAATTATACCTCGAGCATGCGCCACTCGCTCCGGCAATGGACGTCCCTGACGGTGCCGTACACCGGTggctggctgcggcggcgcgcgtcGTCGGGGTTCATCAGTAAGCGCACCCTCGTCCccggagcgagcggcggcgagccttCCACCTCCTCGCGGCGCACCACGAACTCCGCCGTGCCCTGCCATGGGCAGTAGGTCACCCTGAACGGTTGGGCGGACGACGCGTCGAGCCAGGCGTCCGCCACGTGCTTGTCGGGGATCCCGACCGGCATGCCGCCGTGCGGCTTGCGGCGCACCCCGACGAGCGGCTCgccgccggggcggcggcgcatgAAGATCACGGTGTCCCCGACGcagaggcgcttggccttgacGAACGCGCtccagccggcggcgagcgtgtgggaggaggagcggcggtccGTGTCGGCGTCGCTCCAGGTGTGGCCGAACTCCCAGCGGCCGCCTTGCAGGTTCGTCACGCGGAGGTCCGGGATCCGCGGAAGGACGTGCTCGGCGGCGCTGGGCTTGGGGATCACGAAgagggcgccgctgccgccgccgttcgccgcggCGTCGCTCGGCGACAGCTTCTTGTCGAAGAAGCAGAACTCCCGCTGGCCTCCGACGGGGTCGCGCGCGGCGGGAAGCGGGCGGTGCGTGACGTAGCAGTCGCCCGGAAAGAGGGAAATCATGGCGTAGGAATCATCGGACTGGGCGTCGACAGCGAATCGATGCCGGTGACGGTGCAGCGTAAGCGATGGCGGTTGTCCGGGATCAGGCACGTCGTGCAGGTGTGGCATTGCTCGGCGTGGCCTTGGGGGAAGTAGTAGACCGCCGAGCCGACgacggggaggcggccggagtaCGGCGTGGCGCAGGCGAGCCAGATGTCGTGGTCGATGACCGGCACCattcccgtcgtcgtcgtcggcggcggcggcctcggcagcGCCATTATCTGAACTTGCGGGGTGGCAACAATGGCATCCCGAATTCGCACAGCCGAAGTAGTTGCTGCTGGCTGAGGCTGACGCAGGACTTGCCAAGAATTAACTTGTCTGTGTATCCTGTAGGAGATCGGGGAGGCCGCTTGATCCCAATCAACCTGCACACATGCACCGATCGAGCAATTTCAGATCAACGATCGATCAATCATCTCAACATGCAACGATCGAATTGATCGATGAACAAATCAGATTGGGTAGGAAGGGGATGATGAGATGATGAAATTAATACCTCGAGCATGCGCCATGGGCGTAGATGGTCGAAGGTCCTGACGGTGCCCGAAATCGATTGGGCGATCTGCAGCGGGTTCATCCGCAAGTGCACCGTCGTCCCGGGAACGAAAGGGTAGAACGGCGAGAAGGAGAAGCCGATGTACTCGTCGCGCGACACCACGAACTCGAATGTGCCCTCCCGTGGGTAGTAGGTCACCTCGAACGGCGTCACGCCCTGCATCGCCAGCCACACCTCGGACACCACCTTGTTGTCTTCGACCCCGGGCCTCGGGTGgtggccgccgcgcgcgcggggcgcgcGCCGCACCCCGACAagcagctcgccgtcgccgtcgccgtcgccgccgccgcggcgcatgAAGACCACGGTGTCCCTGGTGGCGAGGCGCTTGGCTTTGACGAACCCTCTCCAGCCGTCGTTGTCGTTGACGCCGAGGTCGCCGAGCATGTAGCGGCAGCGCTTCTTGTCCCAGATGTGCACGAACTCGAAGCGCTTGCCTCGCAGGTCCCTCACGTCGAAGAGCCGGGCGGTCTGGTAGGCGGCGATGTCGAGCGGCGGAAGGACGtgctcggcgccggcggggaggacGAGGGCGTTGCTGGTGACGTCGGCCGGCGACAGCTGCTTCTCGAAGAAGCGGAACCCCGGCTCGCCGTGGGCGGGGACCTGGCGCCGCGCGGTCGTGTCGTCGTGGCTGCCTGGAAGGAGGGAGATGGTGGCGTACGCCTCGCCGCTCtcggcgtcgacgtcgaggACGAGGTCGGCAACGGTGCAGGGCACGGGGTGGATGGGGTCCGGGAGGCGGGAGAGCAGCAGCGCGGGATCCTCGGCGCACTGTTCGATGTGGCCATGGGGGATGTAGTAGACCAGTGTGCCGACGCCGGGGAGGACGCCGGAGTACGGGACGGCGCAGGCGTGCCAGACATCCCGGTCGATGACTACCggcggcgggacggcggcggcggcggcggcgtcaggcgGCTGCGCCATTGTTCGATCTCCTCCACGGGAGGTAGTGGAAGTGGTGGAAATGTGTTGAATTCGAAATTCGAATTGACGCCAGCAGATGGGGTTTATATATacacgccacgccgccacctccacttCGTTAACCCTTCTCCTTTCGTCTTGCTAATTACAGTGATTAATCCGTTATTACATGTTTCTTTCTTGTCGGCTACGTTTTAAATGACCAGTTAGTTACAGGCTTACAGCTAGCCAGCGTCCACTTGCACGGTTTTTTACTGTTATTTCTtttcgttttttctttttttttgcttgggTTACCTCTCTGCAAGGAAAAATATCAGTAAAAAAAATCGTCTACATTGTTCTGGACGGAGGAGGCCAGGgttcaaaattttagaaatatcGAACCCCGATATGATATTTATTTCGGCAGaaaattttaatgtttttaattttttcatgaattttaaCA
The window above is part of the Oryza sativa Japonica Group chromosome 7, ASM3414082v1 genome. Proteins encoded here:
- the LOC112939637 gene encoding putative auxin response factor 20; this encodes MAQPPDAAAAAAVPPPVVIDRDVWHACAVPYSGVLPGVGTLVYYIPHGHIEQCAEDPALLLSRLPDPIHPVPCTVADLVLDVDAESGEAYATISLLPGSHDDTTARRQVPAHGEPGFRFFEKQLSPADVTSNALVLPAGAEHVLPPLDIAAYQTARLFDVRDLRGKRFEFVHIWDKKRCRYMLGDLGVNDNDGWRGFVKAKRLATRDTVVFMRRGGGDGDGDGELLVGVRRAPRARGGHHPRPGVEDNKVVSEVWLAMQGVTPFEVTYYPREGTFEFVVSRDEYIGFSFSPFYPFVPGTTVHLRMNPLQIAQSISGTVRTFDHLRPWRMLEVDWDQAASPISYRIHRQVNSWQVLRQPQPAATTSAVRIRDAIVATPQVQIMALPRPPPPTTTTGMVPVIDHDIWLACATPYSGRLPVVGSAVYYFPQGHAEQCHTCTTCLIPDNRHRLRCTVTGIDSLSTPSPMIPTP
- the LOC107277689 gene encoding uncharacterized protein, translating into MNAPPSTTFHFQNLPAPVRRAFHQPRSPPSPMAAEPADLYVEVEESARDDDVDVDGRSRVPVPVPSPSGWELPPCPVLRNVFRRLPRNPDFDGATFLSKPWLELPCDGPMVIAEPQRLMPALLLPEGMALDPASRAFLSLADGRRHDIAFPHARGARCVGSTRGWLVMVRKGPEGVAGAAGTATIHVVHPLLPHLEFRLPDEFSLFEIQVTAPEERFLLRLTPSEKARIRAGLPVEETGAELLQRVFKTAEGLRPPEPYITDVTLSCSPASSDDDCVALCVYRHGRCLAIARPGDASWTRVEVGWEYMEPHEYRREFLSVVHHKGSFYAACYDGMVLRVSIPPPGSASPPRVDKFADAPRRESIRWARWWLAVDTASSSAGGGALVLVATERRWWKQKMYMCAFRWDDELRFWRRPKDLGGRAVFVGRGTAFVADARHLPWCAGNCIYFTRDERVRTGDDVPVRCCDVRRQKLYSVHNAGPKVAMAPPVWVMPFHE